The Quadrisphaera sp. DSM 44207 genome window below encodes:
- a CDS encoding regulatory protein RecX, with the protein MPRPAPEPPEDDARRGGETAADADPHAVARAIALRQLTAAPRSRVELERAMARKGVPQDVAAQVLDRFVEVQLVDDEAYAAMLVRSRHATRHLARRGLAHELRSKGIDPQTAERALQQVDADDEEAAARALVARRLPATARLEPEVRLRRLAGVLARKGYPQGLAVRVVREALAAEGADEDALGGHPGPLDD; encoded by the coding sequence GTGCCTCGACCGGCGCCTGAGCCCCCGGAGGACGACGCGCGCCGCGGCGGCGAGACCGCTGCGGACGCCGACCCCCACGCCGTCGCCCGGGCCATCGCCCTGCGCCAGCTGACCGCTGCACCCCGCAGCCGGGTCGAGCTGGAGCGGGCGATGGCCCGCAAGGGCGTCCCGCAGGACGTCGCCGCCCAGGTGCTCGACCGCTTCGTCGAGGTCCAGCTCGTCGACGACGAGGCCTACGCGGCGATGCTCGTGCGCTCGCGGCACGCCACGCGCCACCTGGCGCGGCGCGGCCTGGCGCACGAGCTGCGCTCGAAGGGCATCGACCCGCAGACGGCGGAGCGGGCGCTGCAGCAGGTCGACGCCGACGACGAGGAGGCAGCCGCCCGGGCCCTGGTGGCCCGGCGCCTGCCGGCCACGGCGCGCCTGGAGCCGGAGGTGCGGCTGCGCCGGCTCGCGGGCGTGCTCGCCCGCAAGGGGTACCCCCAGGGGCTCGCCGTCCGCGTGGTGCGCGAGGCCCTGGCCGCCGAGGGCGCCGACGAGGACGCGCTCGGTGGCCACCCCGGCCCGCTGGACGACTGA
- a CDS encoding amino acid ABC transporter permease, with the protein MSAPGATVLFDAPGPRARRRTRLVSVAAGALLLALVVAALVRLSARGQLDAELWAPLVDPRTEEFPVVWGRLAEGLSFTLRAATAATVASAVIGVAIAAARLSLGRYSRLPLVGAVELLRGLPVVVTIFYVSVLLPEVGLDVGNFWFLVVGLTAYNCVIISEIVRAGVVALPRGQAEAGLAVGLTRGQTMRFVQLPQALRAMLPALISQLVVIIKDTALASIVLANVRDVIWHADRIRGSLDDPLQMYAVVAVLFVVICLALDRLAHAVDRRLGRARTSRASTAATRASEATTGA; encoded by the coding sequence GTGAGCGCCCCGGGGGCGACGGTCCTGTTCGACGCGCCGGGCCCGCGGGCGCGGCGGCGCACCCGCCTGGTCTCCGTCGCCGCCGGCGCCCTGCTGCTCGCGCTCGTCGTCGCGGCCCTGGTGCGCCTGTCGGCGCGGGGCCAGCTGGACGCCGAGCTGTGGGCGCCGCTGGTCGACCCGCGCACCGAGGAGTTCCCCGTCGTGTGGGGCCGCCTCGCCGAGGGGCTGTCCTTCACGCTGCGCGCAGCGACGGCCGCCACCGTCGCCTCCGCGGTGATCGGCGTCGCGATCGCCGCCGCCCGCCTGAGCCTGGGCCGCTACAGCCGCCTGCCGCTGGTCGGGGCGGTCGAGCTCCTGCGCGGGCTGCCCGTCGTCGTGACGATCTTCTACGTCAGCGTGCTGCTGCCCGAGGTCGGCCTGGACGTCGGCAACTTCTGGTTCCTCGTCGTCGGCCTGACCGCCTACAACTGCGTGATCATCAGCGAGATCGTGCGCGCCGGCGTCGTGGCGCTGCCCCGCGGCCAGGCGGAGGCGGGGCTGGCGGTCGGGCTGACGCGCGGGCAGACGATGCGCTTCGTCCAGCTGCCGCAGGCGCTGCGCGCCATGCTGCCCGCCCTCATCAGCCAGCTCGTGGTGATCATCAAGGACACCGCGCTCGCCTCGATCGTCCTCGCCAACGTCCGCGACGTGATCTGGCACGCCGACCGGATCCGCGGCTCGCTGGACGACCCGCTGCAGATGTACGCCGTCGTCGCCGTGCTGTTCGTCGTCATCTGCCTCGCGCTGGACCGCCTCGCGCACGCCGTCGACCGGCGGCTGGGACGCGCGCGCACCTCGAGGGCGAGCACCGCGGCCACGCGCGCCAGCGAGGCGACCACCGGCGCCTGA
- a CDS encoding amino acid ABC transporter permease, producing the protein MDPVLDNLPLFWSGFLRSLGIALWGAAGSLVLGTLVAVCRISPVPVLRAFGAAYVTLLRNTPLAVLLFFFAFGIPALGVRAGFYTLGVTALVLYTAAFVCEAERSGINAVPAGQAEAARAIGLRFSQTLGLVVLPQALRAVVQPLGNVQIAMIKNSAVVGAFGVGGELFSVYNRLTSAQGYPRLPVLTGVAIGFLVMTLTASALLAVTERRQAVPR; encoded by the coding sequence GTGGACCCGGTGCTCGACAACCTGCCGCTGTTCTGGAGCGGCTTCCTGCGCTCGCTCGGCATCGCGCTGTGGGGCGCGGCCGGCTCCCTCGTGCTCGGCACGCTGGTCGCCGTCTGCCGCATCTCGCCCGTGCCGGTGCTGCGGGCCTTCGGCGCGGCGTACGTGACGCTGCTGCGCAACACGCCGCTCGCCGTGCTGCTGTTCTTCTTCGCCTTCGGCATCCCCGCGCTCGGCGTCCGCGCCGGCTTCTACACCCTCGGGGTCACGGCGCTGGTGCTGTACACCGCGGCGTTCGTCTGCGAGGCCGAGCGCAGCGGCATCAACGCCGTCCCGGCGGGCCAGGCGGAGGCCGCGCGCGCGATCGGGCTGCGCTTCTCCCAGACGCTCGGGCTCGTGGTCCTCCCCCAGGCGCTGCGCGCGGTCGTCCAGCCCCTCGGCAACGTGCAGATCGCGATGATCAAGAACTCGGCGGTGGTGGGGGCGTTCGGCGTCGGTGGCGAGCTGTTCAGCGTCTACAACCGGCTCACCAGCGCCCAGGGCTACCCGCGCCTACCGGTGCTGACGGGCGTCGCCATCGGCTTCCTCGTGATGACCCTGACGGCGAGCGCGCTGCTCGCCGTCACCGAGCGCCGGCAGGCGGTGCCCCGGTGA
- a CDS encoding glutamate ABC transporter substrate-binding protein: MTARRTTFAAAGAVLLTLTACGGGGEEAAEEPAASVEEAPEFEAGTTMAEIAEAGTMTIGTKFDQPGFGLQGLEGAPEGFDVQIATYVAGQLGIAPEDISWVEAPSAQREDLIVNGTVDLVVATYTINDTRRERITFAGPYYVAGQQIMVGADEERISGPEDLRANPDVTVCSVTGSTPAENIRQYLAAPEQLVEFEVYDDCVTAMENGQVQAVTTDNVILTGYVAESDGAFKLVGEQFTEEPYGIGIAKGDVAFCEFINDSLAQAAEEGYYEEAWTSTAGQFEGTEVPELPEPDECV, translated from the coding sequence ATGACCGCACGACGCACCACCTTCGCCGCCGCCGGGGCGGTGCTGCTGACCCTCACCGCGTGCGGCGGGGGCGGCGAGGAGGCGGCCGAGGAGCCGGCGGCTTCCGTGGAGGAGGCCCCGGAGTTCGAGGCCGGCACGACCATGGCCGAGATCGCCGAGGCCGGGACGATGACGATCGGCACGAAGTTCGACCAGCCCGGCTTCGGGCTGCAGGGCCTGGAGGGCGCCCCCGAGGGCTTCGACGTCCAGATCGCCACCTACGTCGCCGGGCAGCTCGGGATCGCGCCCGAGGACATCTCCTGGGTCGAGGCCCCCAGCGCCCAGCGCGAGGACCTGATCGTCAACGGCACCGTCGACCTGGTCGTGGCGACCTACACGATCAACGACACCCGCCGGGAGCGGATCACCTTCGCCGGCCCCTACTACGTCGCCGGCCAGCAGATCATGGTGGGCGCCGACGAGGAGCGGATCTCCGGGCCGGAGGACCTGCGCGCCAACCCGGACGTCACGGTGTGCTCGGTGACGGGCTCGACCCCGGCCGAGAACATCCGCCAGTACCTGGCCGCCCCCGAGCAGCTCGTGGAGTTCGAGGTCTACGACGACTGCGTGACGGCCATGGAGAACGGCCAGGTGCAGGCGGTGACGACCGACAACGTCATCCTCACCGGCTACGTCGCCGAGTCCGACGGCGCGTTCAAGCTCGTCGGCGAGCAGTTCACCGAGGAGCCGTACGGCATCGGCATCGCCAAGGGCGACGTCGCCTTCTGCGAGTTCATCAACGACTCGCTCGCGCAGGCCGCCGAGGAGGGCTACTACGAGGAGGCCTGGACGTCGACGGCCGGCCAGTTCGAGGGCACCGAGGTGCCGGAGCTGCCCGAGCCGGACGAGTGCGTCTGA
- a CDS encoding amino acid ABC transporter ATP-binding protein, translating to MSDVAREPLVVLDRVNKHFGALHVLKDVDLTIGRGEVVVVIGPSGSGKSTLCRAINRLETIESGSITLDGQPLPQEGKDLARLRADVGMVFQSFNLFAHKSVLENVVLGPTRVRRVPRVEAERRARELLERVGVADQADKHPAQLSGGQQQRVAIARALAMDPKVMLFDEPTSALDPEMINEVLDVMTGLARSGMTMVVVTHEMGFARRAADRVVFMADGEVVEQAAPERFFTAPTSVRAQDFLSKILTH from the coding sequence ATGAGCGACGTCGCGCGCGAGCCCCTCGTCGTCCTCGACCGGGTCAACAAGCACTTCGGCGCCCTGCACGTGCTCAAGGACGTCGACCTGACCATCGGCCGCGGCGAGGTCGTCGTCGTCATCGGGCCCTCCGGCTCGGGCAAGTCGACGCTGTGCCGGGCGATCAACCGGCTGGAGACGATCGAGTCGGGGAGCATCACCCTCGACGGGCAGCCGCTGCCGCAGGAGGGCAAGGACCTCGCCCGCCTGCGCGCGGACGTCGGCATGGTCTTCCAGTCCTTCAACCTCTTCGCCCACAAGAGCGTGCTCGAGAACGTCGTGCTCGGGCCGACTCGGGTGCGCCGGGTGCCGCGGGTGGAGGCGGAGCGGCGCGCGCGCGAGCTCCTCGAGCGCGTCGGGGTCGCGGACCAGGCCGACAAGCACCCCGCGCAGCTGTCCGGCGGGCAGCAGCAGCGCGTCGCCATCGCCCGGGCGCTGGCCATGGACCCCAAGGTGATGCTCTTCGACGAGCCGACGTCGGCCCTCGACCCCGAGATGATCAACGAGGTCCTCGACGTCATGACCGGCCTCGCCCGCTCGGGCATGACCATGGTCGTGGTCACCCACGAGATGGGCTTCGCCCGCCGCGCCGCGGACCGCGTGGTCTTCATGGCGGACGGCGAGGTCGTCGAGCAGGCGGCGCCCGAGCGCTTCTTCACCGCCCCGACTTCGGTGCGGGCCCAGGACTTCCTGTCCAAGATCCTCACGCACTAG
- a CDS encoding SpoIIE family protein phosphatase, with protein sequence MHGGGDGEITRSAPAARALDGVPADLPAPRPPDLPADLESSRLRWQLAIDAAGIGSFDWDLRTGRLTWDDRLVEIFGYDEATFDATIEAFDRRVHPDDLPDVTGAMQDAISVCGDFHAEYRIVLPSGEVRWVQARGRALCDEGGTAARLLGAAYDTTAERTREATIARVLETMSAAFYALDEQWRFSYVNAEAERLLGRTRAELIGGVVWQLFPATVGSVFEESYRRAVATGEPVAFEAYYPAPLEGWYEVRAWPGPDGLSVYFLDITQRRRAQEQAERAAARLALLAEVSAELTGALDPATAVARLARLLVPSLADWCIVTLIEDDGRLRDIGWWHDDPALRPVVARYANSRLDSLTPESFVMQALRRGEPVVVPTGASRALHDILRPGEARDVLASLAPDSLAVLPLTARGRTVGLVTLFSAPGGTPLVGQDLHTARDVASRAGMALDNARLYESQRRLAEGLQRSLLTDPPEPDHLQVVVRYLPAAHAAQVGGDWYDAFLQPSGATVLVIGDVVGHDVAAAAAMGQLRGLLRGIAFHSGSGPADVLSGLDAAIQGLQVGTTATAVVARLEQTRDERAGGVTRLRWSNAGHPDPVVLHPDGTVGLLARGEADLLLGVDPATPRTESLVVLERGTTVLLHTDGLVERRGQSLDEGVALLQRTVAELADAPLDDLCDAVLERLRPSASEDDVALVAVRLHPQDRPRPPEAGPQVLPPDVPPEPGS encoded by the coding sequence ATGCACGGTGGTGGGGACGGGGAGATCACGCGGAGCGCGCCCGCTGCGCGGGCGCTGGACGGCGTCCCGGCGGACCTGCCCGCGCCACGGCCCCCGGACCTCCCCGCGGACCTGGAGAGCAGCCGCCTGCGCTGGCAGCTGGCCATCGACGCGGCCGGGATCGGCAGCTTCGACTGGGACCTGCGCACCGGCCGCCTGACGTGGGACGACCGGCTCGTGGAGATCTTCGGCTACGACGAGGCCACCTTCGACGCGACCATCGAGGCGTTCGACCGCCGCGTGCACCCCGACGACCTGCCCGACGTCACCGGGGCGATGCAGGACGCCATCTCGGTCTGCGGGGACTTCCACGCCGAGTACCGCATCGTGCTGCCGTCGGGCGAGGTGCGGTGGGTGCAGGCGCGGGGCAGGGCGCTGTGCGACGAGGGCGGCACCGCCGCCCGCCTCCTCGGCGCCGCCTACGACACCACGGCCGAGCGCACGCGCGAGGCCACCATCGCCCGGGTCCTCGAGACGATGTCGGCGGCCTTCTACGCCCTCGACGAGCAGTGGCGCTTCAGCTACGTCAACGCCGAGGCCGAGCGGCTGCTCGGGCGCACCCGCGCCGAGCTGATCGGCGGCGTCGTCTGGCAGCTGTTCCCGGCGACGGTCGGCAGCGTCTTCGAGGAGTCCTACCGCAGGGCGGTGGCGACGGGGGAGCCCGTGGCCTTCGAGGCGTACTACCCCGCGCCCCTGGAGGGCTGGTACGAGGTGCGGGCGTGGCCGGGCCCGGACGGGCTGTCGGTGTACTTCCTCGACATCACGCAGCGCCGGCGGGCCCAGGAGCAGGCCGAGCGCGCCGCGGCGCGCCTGGCGCTGCTCGCGGAGGTCAGCGCCGAGCTCACCGGCGCCCTCGACCCCGCCACCGCCGTCGCGCGCCTGGCTCGCCTGCTCGTGCCGAGCCTCGCGGACTGGTGCATCGTCACCCTCATCGAGGACGACGGCCGGCTGCGGGACATCGGCTGGTGGCACGACGACCCCGCGCTGCGCCCGGTGGTGGCCCGCTACGCGAACTCCCGCCTGGACTCCCTGACCCCGGAGTCCTTCGTGATGCAGGCCCTGCGCCGCGGGGAGCCGGTGGTCGTGCCTACCGGCGCCTCGCGGGCGCTGCACGACATCCTGCGGCCGGGGGAGGCCCGCGACGTGCTCGCCTCCCTGGCGCCCGACTCCCTCGCCGTCCTGCCGCTGACCGCCCGCGGGCGCACGGTCGGGCTGGTCACCCTCTTCTCCGCGCCGGGGGGCACCCCGCTGGTGGGCCAGGACCTGCACACGGCGCGGGACGTCGCCTCGCGCGCGGGGATGGCCCTGGACAACGCCCGCCTGTACGAGAGCCAGCGGCGCCTCGCCGAGGGCCTGCAGCGCTCCCTGCTCACCGACCCCCCGGAGCCGGACCACCTGCAGGTCGTGGTCCGCTACCTGCCCGCGGCCCACGCCGCCCAGGTCGGCGGGGACTGGTACGACGCGTTCCTGCAGCCCTCAGGCGCCACCGTCCTGGTCATCGGGGACGTCGTCGGGCACGACGTGGCGGCGGCGGCCGCGATGGGGCAGCTGCGCGGCCTGCTGCGCGGCATCGCCTTCCACAGCGGCTCCGGGCCCGCCGACGTGCTCAGCGGCCTGGACGCCGCCATCCAGGGGCTGCAGGTGGGGACGACGGCCACGGCGGTCGTCGCGCGCCTGGAGCAGACCCGCGACGAGCGCGCCGGGGGCGTCACGCGGCTGCGGTGGTCCAACGCCGGGCACCCCGACCCCGTCGTGCTGCACCCTGACGGCACGGTGGGCCTGCTCGCCCGCGGCGAGGCGGACCTGCTGCTCGGGGTCGACCCGGCCACGCCGCGCACGGAGTCCCTCGTCGTCCTCGAGCGCGGCACGACGGTGCTGCTGCACACCGACGGCCTCGTGGAGCGGCGCGGCCAGTCCCTCGACGAGGGCGTGGCCCTGCTGCAGCGCACCGTCGCCGAGCTCGCGGACGCGCCGCTGGACGACCTGTGCGACGCCGTGCTGGAGCGGCTGCGGCCCTCCGCCTCCGAGGACGACGTCGCCCTGGTCGCCGTGCGCCTGCACCCGCAGGACCGCCCGCGCCCGCCCGAGGCCGGCCCGCAGGTTCTGCCCCCCGACGTCCCGCCCGAGCCCGGCTCCTGA
- the miaB gene encoding tRNA (N6-isopentenyl adenosine(37)-C2)-methylthiotransferase MiaB, whose product MSSTTAPSPTYAVRTYGCQMNAHDSERLAGLLEAAGYARADDVAAAAGEADVVVFNTCAVRENADNRLYGNLGHLASVKARRPGMQIAVGGCLAQKDRDTIVARAPWVDVVFGTHNVGSLPALLDRSRHNASAQVEILEALEVFPSALPTARESASSGWVSISVGCNNTCTFCIVPSLRGKERDRRPGEVLAEVEALVADGAIEVTLLGQNVNSYGVEFGDRGAFAKLLRACGRVEGLERVRFTSPHPAAFTDDVIEAMAETPNAMPQLHMPLQSGSDRLLRAMRRSYRSERFLGILERVRAAIPDAAISTDLIVGFPGEGEEDFAQTLRVVEASRFASAFTFQYSPRPGTPAATMEQQVPKAVVQERYERLVALQERISSEEAQRQVGRVVEVLVAPGEGRKDGATSRVSGRARDNRLVHVAVPDGAPAPRPGDVVAVEVSYAAPHHLVADPGPGRAPYALRRTRAGDAWDRRQAGSCGVPAQGGAGGRAPVGLGLPALRR is encoded by the coding sequence ATGAGCAGCACCACCGCGCCCTCGCCGACCTACGCCGTGCGCACCTACGGCTGCCAGATGAACGCCCACGACTCCGAGCGGCTCGCGGGCCTGCTGGAGGCCGCCGGGTACGCCCGCGCGGACGACGTCGCGGCGGCCGCGGGCGAGGCCGACGTCGTGGTCTTCAACACGTGCGCGGTGCGCGAGAACGCCGACAACCGCCTCTACGGCAACCTCGGCCACCTCGCGTCCGTCAAGGCGCGCCGGCCGGGCATGCAGATCGCGGTCGGCGGCTGCCTGGCGCAGAAGGACCGCGACACCATCGTGGCGCGCGCCCCGTGGGTGGACGTCGTCTTCGGCACGCACAACGTCGGCTCCCTGCCCGCCCTGCTCGACCGCTCGCGGCACAACGCGAGCGCGCAGGTGGAGATCCTCGAGGCCCTGGAGGTCTTCCCCTCCGCGCTGCCGACCGCGCGCGAGTCCGCGTCCTCGGGGTGGGTCTCGATCAGCGTCGGGTGCAACAACACCTGCACCTTCTGCATCGTGCCGAGCCTGCGCGGGAAGGAGCGTGACCGGCGTCCCGGCGAGGTGCTCGCGGAGGTCGAGGCCCTCGTCGCCGACGGCGCGATCGAGGTGACGCTGCTCGGGCAGAACGTCAACAGCTACGGCGTGGAGTTCGGCGACCGCGGCGCCTTCGCGAAGCTGCTGCGCGCCTGCGGGCGGGTCGAGGGGCTCGAGCGGGTGCGCTTCACCAGCCCGCACCCGGCGGCGTTCACCGACGACGTGATCGAGGCGATGGCCGAGACCCCGAACGCGATGCCGCAGCTGCACATGCCGCTGCAGTCCGGCTCGGACCGGCTGCTGCGGGCGATGCGCCGCTCGTACCGCTCCGAGCGCTTCCTCGGCATCCTCGAGCGCGTGCGCGCCGCGATCCCGGACGCGGCGATCTCCACCGACCTCATCGTCGGCTTCCCCGGGGAGGGCGAGGAGGACTTCGCGCAGACCCTGCGCGTGGTCGAGGCCTCCCGGTTCGCCTCCGCGTTCACGTTCCAGTACTCCCCGCGGCCGGGCACGCCCGCGGCGACCATGGAGCAGCAGGTGCCCAAGGCCGTCGTCCAGGAGCGCTACGAGCGCCTGGTCGCCCTGCAGGAGCGGATCTCCTCCGAGGAGGCGCAGCGGCAGGTCGGGCGCGTCGTCGAGGTCCTCGTCGCCCCGGGCGAGGGGCGCAAGGACGGCGCGACGTCCCGGGTCTCCGGACGCGCCCGCGACAACCGGCTGGTGCACGTCGCGGTCCCGGACGGCGCGCCCGCGCCGCGGCCGGGGGACGTCGTCGCGGTCGAGGTCAGCTACGCCGCGCCGCACCACCTCGTCGCCGACCCCGGGCCCGGCCGGGCGCCGTACGCACTGCGCCGCACCCGCGCCGGGGACGCCTGGGACCGCCGCCAGGCCGGATCCTGCGGCGTGCCCGCCCAGGGCGGCGCCGGCGGCCGCGCCCCGGTCGGCCTCGGGCTGCCCGCGCTGCGCCGCTGA
- a CDS encoding mannitol dehydrogenase family protein: MSAPAPTPTLVPLTSATLSALPPGVSVPTYDRSALTPSVVHIGVGGFHRAHQAVYLDDLACQGVTDWGLVGVGLHRPEMGQVLSAQDCLYLLVERGADGDRARVIGSMVRYLFAPEDPEAVLAALADERTRLVTLTITGTGYRIDPHTGEFDPDDEEVAADLEDPARPRTVFGYLVEALDRRRRAGLAGFTVLSCDNMQDNGSAARTAVLSFAALRDRELAAWIADHVAFPSSMVDRITPNTSPQERDAIAAATGVDARWPVVTEPFSHWVVEDSFVDGRPPLERVGVQLTPDVHPYEVVKTRLLNASHSALAYLGHLAGHRSTDQVMADPLFRAYLTRMMAEEIAPSLPQVPGIDLAEYQRTVLERLANPRMGDQLGRLCRRGSTKIPNYVLPSVRAALEQDRPHQLLGLAVAGWLRFLRGYDYAGREILVEGPMRDRLVPLAQQGREDPELLLRERKVFGDLAQDTRFAAAVEVALRALEEQGPREVIAFYLGEGAEAAA, from the coding sequence ATGTCCGCCCCCGCGCCCACCCCCACCCTCGTGCCCCTCACCAGCGCGACCCTGTCCGCGCTGCCCCCGGGCGTGTCGGTGCCCACCTACGACCGCTCCGCCCTGACCCCGTCCGTGGTCCACATCGGGGTCGGCGGCTTCCACCGCGCCCACCAGGCGGTGTACCTCGACGACCTGGCGTGCCAGGGGGTGACCGACTGGGGCCTGGTCGGCGTCGGCCTGCACCGCCCGGAGATGGGGCAGGTCCTCTCCGCGCAGGACTGCCTGTACCTGCTCGTCGAGCGCGGCGCGGACGGCGACCGGGCCCGCGTCATCGGGTCGATGGTGCGGTACCTGTTCGCCCCCGAGGACCCCGAGGCGGTCCTGGCCGCCCTCGCCGACGAGCGCACCCGCCTGGTGACCCTGACCATCACCGGCACCGGGTACCGCATCGACCCGCACACCGGGGAGTTCGACCCGGACGACGAGGAGGTCGCCGCCGACCTGGAGGACCCCGCCCGCCCGCGGACCGTCTTCGGCTACCTCGTCGAGGCGCTGGACCGGCGCCGCCGGGCGGGGCTGGCGGGCTTCACCGTGCTCTCCTGCGACAACATGCAGGACAACGGCTCCGCGGCCCGCACCGCCGTGCTGTCCTTCGCGGCCCTGCGCGACCGCGAGCTCGCCGCCTGGATCGCCGACCACGTCGCCTTCCCCAGCAGCATGGTCGACCGCATCACGCCCAACACCTCCCCGCAGGAGCGGGACGCGATCGCCGCGGCCACCGGGGTCGACGCCCGGTGGCCGGTGGTCACGGAGCCGTTCTCCCACTGGGTCGTCGAGGACTCCTTCGTCGACGGCCGCCCGCCCCTGGAGCGCGTCGGGGTCCAGCTCACGCCGGACGTCCACCCCTACGAGGTGGTCAAGACGCGGCTGCTCAACGCCAGCCACAGCGCCCTCGCCTACCTCGGCCACCTCGCCGGGCACCGGTCCACCGACCAGGTGATGGCCGACCCGCTCTTCCGCGCCTACCTCACCCGCATGATGGCCGAGGAGATCGCGCCGTCGCTGCCGCAGGTGCCCGGCATCGACCTCGCCGAGTACCAGCGCACGGTGCTGGAGCGGCTGGCCAACCCGCGCATGGGCGACCAGCTGGGCCGCCTGTGCCGCCGGGGCTCGACGAAGATCCCGAACTACGTCCTCCCGTCGGTGCGGGCCGCGCTGGAGCAGGACCGCCCGCACCAGCTGCTGGGCCTGGCCGTGGCCGGGTGGCTGCGCTTCCTGCGCGGCTACGACTACGCCGGGCGGGAGATCCTCGTCGAGGGACCGATGCGCGACCGGCTGGTGCCGCTGGCGCAGCAGGGCCGCGAGGACCCAGAGCTGCTGCTGCGCGAGCGGAAGGTCTTCGGGGACCTCGCGCAGGACACCCGCTTCGCCGCGGCGGTGGAGGTGGCGCTGAGGGCGCTGGAGGAGCAGGGCCCGCGGGAGGTCATCGCGTTCTACCTGGGCGAGGGCGCGGAGGCGGCCGCGTGA
- a CDS encoding HAD family phosphatase, producing MSAGPLDLARTTVLLCDADGTLFPSEEPAYAASADVMNRFLAQLGAERSFSPAEQQAMTNGKNFRAASQQLAASYGAELAAADLERWVAEEKDVVTTHLRTVLRPDPQVLEPVQRLAERFVLAAVTSSARSRLDACLAVTGLDPLFDPQRRFSAEDSLPVPTSKPDPAVYVVAGQQLGITPDDGLAVEDSINGALSAVAAGYRTVGTVQFVPPPEREARSSALREAGAVAVVASWAELVDLLAGGPRPVARPSGAAASARRGGQRGPAPGRCARTSRP from the coding sequence GTGAGCGCCGGGCCCCTGGACCTCGCCCGCACCACCGTCCTGCTCTGCGACGCCGACGGCACGCTGTTCCCCTCCGAGGAGCCGGCGTACGCGGCGTCGGCGGACGTGATGAACCGCTTCCTCGCCCAGCTGGGCGCGGAGCGGTCCTTCAGCCCCGCCGAGCAGCAGGCGATGACCAACGGCAAGAACTTCCGCGCCGCCTCCCAGCAGCTGGCCGCCTCCTACGGGGCCGAGCTGGCCGCCGCCGACCTGGAGCGGTGGGTGGCCGAGGAGAAGGACGTCGTCACCACGCACCTGCGCACGGTGCTGCGGCCGGACCCGCAGGTGCTGGAGCCGGTGCAGCGCCTCGCCGAGCGGTTCGTCCTCGCCGCGGTGACCTCCAGCGCCCGCTCGCGGCTGGACGCCTGCCTCGCGGTGACGGGGCTGGACCCGCTGTTCGACCCGCAGCGCCGGTTCAGCGCGGAGGACTCCCTGCCCGTGCCGACGAGCAAGCCGGACCCGGCGGTGTACGTCGTCGCCGGCCAGCAGCTCGGCATCACCCCGGACGACGGCCTCGCGGTCGAGGACTCGATCAACGGGGCGCTGTCCGCGGTCGCCGCCGGCTACCGCACGGTCGGGACCGTGCAGTTCGTGCCGCCGCCGGAGCGCGAGGCCCGGTCCTCGGCCCTGCGCGAGGCCGGCGCGGTGGCCGTCGTCGCCTCCTGGGCGGAGCTGGTCGACCTGCTCGCCGGCGGTCCTCGGCCCGTGGCTAGACCGTCGGGGGCAGCAGCGTCCGCTCGGCGCGGCGGTCAGCGCGGGCCAGCTCCCGGCCGGTGCGCGCGTACCAGCCGGCCATGA
- a CDS encoding cytochrome c oxidase assembly protein: protein MSAPTGGAVLDLAPLHLVSHLVPQPVSQPVPQLVLLGAVLAAGAAWAAALAVLVRRGDAVPLGRSAAAAGGLVAVAVALVPPVASAGGSRGHVVQHLLVGMLAPVLLAVSAPVALALRTLPGTARRALLALLRSRVIGALTWPGVVLVLDTGALYALHLSGLGAHLHHSPVLRALVLGHMLAAGTLFAAVVVQADPVRRRLSTPARLALLVTAAAAHDVLATLLYASAHGVAGAAAADVRAGAELMRSGGALVHVLLACAVMAGWYARTGRELARADRRAERTLLPPTV from the coding sequence GTGAGCGCACCGACCGGCGGGGCGGTGCTGGACCTGGCGCCGCTGCACCTGGTGTCGCACCTGGTGCCGCAGCCGGTGTCGCAGCCCGTGCCGCAGCTGGTGCTGCTCGGCGCCGTCCTGGCAGCCGGCGCCGCGTGGGCGGCGGCGCTGGCCGTGCTGGTCCGGCGCGGGGACGCGGTGCCGCTGGGCCGCTCGGCCGCCGCCGCGGGCGGGCTGGTGGCCGTGGCCGTCGCGCTGGTGCCGCCGGTCGCGAGCGCCGGCGGCTCGCGGGGCCACGTCGTCCAGCACCTGCTGGTCGGCATGCTCGCCCCGGTGCTGCTGGCGGTCTCCGCCCCGGTCGCCCTGGCCCTGCGCACCCTGCCGGGCACAGCGCGCCGCGCGCTGCTCGCCCTGCTGCGCTCGCGGGTCATCGGGGCGCTGACCTGGCCCGGCGTCGTCCTGGTCCTGGACACCGGCGCGCTGTACGCGCTGCACCTGAGCGGGCTCGGCGCTCACCTGCACCACTCCCCCGTGCTCCGCGCCCTGGTCCTCGGGCACATGCTCGCGGCGGGGACCCTCTTCGCCGCGGTGGTGGTCCAGGCCGATCCCGTGCGCCGCCGGCTGTCCACGCCGGCGCGGCTGGCGCTGCTCGTGACCGCAGCCGCCGCCCACGACGTCCTGGCGACCCTGCTCTACGCCTCCGCGCACGGCGTCGCGGGCGCGGCCGCCGCCGACGTGCGGGCGGGCGCGGAGCTGATGCGCTCCGGCGGCGCGCTCGTGCACGTGCTGCTCGCGTGCGCCGTCATGGCCGGCTGGTACGCGCGCACCGGCCGGGAGCTGGCCCGCGCTGACCGCCGCGCCGAGCGGACGCTGCTGCCCCCGACGGTCTAG